In the Xiphias gladius isolate SHS-SW01 ecotype Sanya breed wild chromosome 7, ASM1685928v1, whole genome shotgun sequence genome, tgtttgtttaatctgagttggggttttttttgtgggttttttttgtttgttttttttttggttttttttttgtctttttcaagtaaagtttgtctgaaaaattacattcagaGTTGATGCTTTGATTCGCATATGTGCATTCACAGAGACAGGATTTTCCTGTAACTATCTTAAGGGACATTTTGGTAATTttcaacttgggtcttattcTTACAACTGCAGCCATTCTCACTGTGGGTCATAATAACTTTGAACTCGCCACTGCTAGAGATTTGGGAAAGGTGACTCTGGCACATTATTGTATTTTGGGTCAAGTAGGGTgaaacaagtaaaagttctgcatttaaaatctaacgtaagtaaaagtacaaaagtgttATAAGCTAAATTTACTTGACGTCTCAAAAGCAGAAGTACTAAGCAGAGCAAATGACTCTATTTGAATTCTATTTTGTTATAGtataacatattatattatataaattatttcaAATCCTTCACATCCTCTCAACCAGAGGTGGGATAGagttcagatcctttacttaagtaaaaatatcaataacacaaaaatactcaataaacacacactcagtagCCAATTTTATAGGTACGCCttgctaaaactaatgtagtctaatacaacaTTCCTGCAATAAACCCTACCTTTAtgaaggttttaatgttgaatttttactGAAATTGTTTGAgtggtgttgattcaacttttaTAATTTTGGAGGATCTAGTTTgcggtgctgttgaactgtattgcattatacagtgaagtttttctgtaaattaaagTAGCCcaccctcattgatataaatggggtggacaaaataatggaaGACAAGAAGGCACAGGCAGTTATCTAGAGGGCACAAACAGAGGAGTCTATCCTTCTAAAGACAAGGCGATCTTTACCCTCCAGTGTCTGCTTACTTTCTTTATCCCCAGAGTTCAGTGAAGCCATTGACCTTGTACATTATGTTGTACTGGAGCTCATCCCAGAggtttctcttttattttgaaggctaCTTCtgtcactcagagagagagagagaaattataccaatttctttgctttgattAGTGTGTGGCCATGGGTTTGAAGTGTATTTCTCCAAATTCTAAGGCTAAAATATTCCTTTCTCTGTCCCTGTTGGACATCCCCCAATTAGGGCTACATTAATAGACTGTTTCTGACAGATTTATTTCTCATCATTCGTAAACAAGTTCTGTATAGGTCATGAACTCAGCGTTTTTCATCTCTGGATATGAGATTAATGTCAACTCAGATTACTCTTTGCTTTCAATGTAAGGATCTACTTCCCATTTTTGTAAAGCAACCTTGTCCTTTGGACACTTTACTTTCCATCAACTCTCATCTTGACTCTGAAGTTCCCTTTTCCTCACAGTTGAAAGCAAACAGAACATTTACTTCCTCTCTTAGTCTCATGCATACCAGGattgaaaatttcattttaataaaaatatttatttatagtgtCTGATTATTCCATTATGATTTAGAATCAATGCACAATACTTCAGTAATACCAGCCAAAGTTGTATAGTTCATTACAGATGCTTAACACATTATTTCTCAACATCGTTATTTATCATTACACACAGGTACAATTAATATTCTACTTTCTAGCATTTAAATGACTTGGTTTAATAAAAGTTTgaatctcttttcttttctgctaaAGGGAAATGAGCAAGCCTTTTGAATCCTTCACATCCCCGCAGACAAGTGACAGAGGAAGTCtgcagatcctttacttaagtcaATAAAGCAATAAAGCAATACCCCAATGTAAAAAGATACCATTACAACATTACCTAGAAggttactgaagtaaaagtacagaagcatCCTCAGCAAAATATATTGagagtatcaaaagtaaaagtactctaTTTGCATGATGACCCCTTTCTGAATGTTATATTACTATATTTATTGGATTATCATTATAGattgattaatattttaatgttgtggttgtcCTAATCCTTACTACGTCACTTATTATGAATCAATCATATTTGCTGTATATAAAACATTCATCTGCACAGCAGCTAGTAACTACATCTGTCATATAAATATTTGCCTTTGAAACATGGGggaatagaagtataaagtaataGAAAACAGATATAcacaaataaagtacaagtggCTCAAAACTGTACACTACTTGAGTAAttgtactttccaccacttccCTCAGCTAATTTCTCTTCTgcagtgtacatacagtataaacagagTTTAATGCTTTATCTATTCACCAATACGTTCCTCATAAATCATAGTGAGCACAAAGTAAAACACTGAAAGTTTACAATAACCAATGCTCAGTCCTGTCTCCATGGCCTGAAAAGGGGTAGAAGCACTTTGTCAGAGGGAACCTGTCTTTGGTTGGCGTCTGTCTTTTGTTGTGAGAGGAAAACTCTTCAGAGCAACGCATGACCTGTGTGGTTGAAACAGCAGTGAAAGATTAGTTAGCTAATTAGCTAAgattaataaacaaaacatcattATTATAACTAATTGGCCTTTTGTCTTGTTGCACCACAAATTTTAGATATTGGATCATAATAAGTGTTCACTTATTCGCAAGAGTGTCGTTTTCCCTCCAAATTTCACACCAAAAACAGTGGTTTCCATGTGCAAAACTGACTTTTCTGAAAAGTTCATCCATGTCATCCTCATGGGAGCAGGTGTTGAATACCTCAGCAATatactggattaaaaaaaaaaaaacccatgttCTGGTTGTCTATATGAGATAGTATCTACAGGGAAATCATAAGCAGAAAATCTATTCATTATTGATTGTTAGATATGCTTAACTATTATCAGTACTGATTTATTGGTGTTTTTCAACAATATGAGCTTTAGAGAaggatttttcaaatattttagtttaactGACCAGGGTTgctgaaaagaagagaaattagatctttttctttgtttgcccAATGTACAGTATCATCCTCTATGTCATCATCACCAGCAGACGTCGTTGGACCTGGCTGTAGGACATCCTCACAGACCACAGCTGCTTTTGCACCGTCACCTGCAAGCGCTGATACACGCTCAGCTGAAACACTCAGCTGGATGATGATGGTTTTGGGTTTGTTCAGCAGTACCTAAGCGCTCGTAAATGTTGTCAATGGGGAGCTCATCTGGTTCCTCGTCATTACAGCCGACACCAAGCAGAGCTCCCAGTTTCCCACGGGACATGATAACCAGGTTCGatgaggtttgtgtgttttgccacCTCGTATCCCAGAGCCGTGAGCAGTTTCTCCGTGTTCTCCTCGTCCTTCTCAGCTCCACCTCTGTGTAATCCCTTATCAGTAAAATTTCTATTTGTGACTAGCAGGGACACACCATTCTTATGGACTGTTGTGCCACACggtaaatctgaaaaacaaaattatttaagGGCAGAAAATTGAAcattataaatgtataatttgaACAGATTAAGTGACAATGAATGCTGTGTTAGCAacttaataacttttgaattaaaaaagcctataaaaataataaaaccactGCAACTGAAGTTCGTCAGTGCGAGTACATCTGTTAGTGGAGTAGATAACAGGACAGACCCAGTTCAGAGCGAAGTGTTGGATCTCTGTTTGCAAGGCGAGCGATCAACTTCCTGCTAGCCTCTTCTCTTCTACCCCTTATCATGTCGATGAAAGCGCGTGCCATGTCTGCTTTGTTACTTTTGTCCTCAAACACACAGTCTTTCTCTCGTCATTCAACAAACCCATCTTCCAAATGGTCGTCCAGTAGCTGCTTAAGAAGGTTGTTCGACACCTTTCCCAAAAAtattcccctctctctgtcaaagTCCTTATTTCGAGAAAACTACAGCTTTTAAGATAATTCAAAGGTAGGTATGAAAGACAATAGGACATGCTATCAACATAAAAATCATGCCTACATGATGATTGTAGATCATGAATCCTTACCTGCGACTGCTCATTAGTGTGGTCATACAAggctttcacacatgcactgcaaccctcAACTCATAGGAGCTGTACGTCCCAGTCAGTTGATCCTGGCATTAAAAGTCCATCGCTGAATTGTGATAAACTCCTCAGTCTTCTGACGTGTAGGGATGAATGTACATTCTTGGTGACTGAGGTTCTGATGTTTGTTTCATGGAAAAGTACTACCTCTTACATTTATCAGGAAACACTACTTCCATGTAAGCGGTGCCAAACAAGTAAAATACCAcacacgattttttttttaatattttttgtttgctgcaggTTGTAGGCTGAAATAAAGTGATGCCAATTAAGAATCATTTCaccaaataaaaaaggaatccTCTCACCTCTTGTACATCTTGGTGGGTGCAGAGAGCTAGCTGAACAGGCATCCGAGCACtcaaaatgtattatatttcatgtttaaaatatgctttttcaGTCTCCTCGTGCCCAAAGATTGTTGTCGGGCTCTTGGTTTCCCTCCTtcctatacatatgcatgtgaatgtgtgtttggcAAATTGATCTTTGGAAGGAACATATCTGTTGATATTTACTGACCAACCAGAAtgagtttctttgttctctAGAAAACTCTAAAAGATTAGGTTTGCTCTCTGTTCAGAGAGACAGGGGCGTTTTGCCGACTTGTGTAAGTTGCTGTCTCCTATTAactgatcaataataatcacattaatattcaaatccGTCAGTTTCTGTGCTTTATTTGAATCTGTGTCCAGAGTGTTTacagaatgtgtatgtgtaaatcTTCatataaatttgaataaaaatgtctaAGACGCTTTGTATGCTTTTACTTTAACATGTACAAGGCAAGTGGTATTTCTAATATGGTTTCCTCTACTGTCTTTTGCTGTGTTCAGTGACTCAGTTCTTGTTAACATAATGTGATTATTCCAAATACTGTCACCTCTTTTATGACAACTGATGACATCTTTCCTGTAACtaaaagaattttattttgaaaagatttttctCAATTGGTAAGAAATAACATCAATAGCACAGTTGCAAAATATGGGAATGAGAATAACATCAAAAGCAATAAAGCTACTGTAGCCATCATTGTTAAGCGTCACAAATAGTCATGGttaacaacaataacacatAGATCagataataacataaaatagtAACCAGGCAGTGTCCCCcatacatatttaaaattcaaaggCAATTAAGGCTGGAAACAGTAAAATCACTTTATCTCAGaggaaatatgcaaaaaaacaagagcaaatgCTAAATGGAAAGACTTTGGAAACATGAAGAATACATACATGATTTTCATTCATGCACAATCAGTGGAAAACTTTAGGAAAGTGTACAGACTTTGCTTCTGTgctcatactgtgtgtgttcagtgacaGTCTTCACGGCACCGCTTGTTAGCAGGACAAGGCTGACCTTCTGACAGGCTGAGCTCATGCTACTTTATCCTAAATGTATTGAGACATTTTCCCGTCTGTTTGTAATCAACCAAGTTACAGTGGCTACAAAATCTGTGTTCAACAGCGCTGAGTTTTGCGTCAGAGACCTGGAAAGAAGTAGAAGCGCTTTGTAAGAGTGCATCTCTCTTTGGTTGGCATCTGTCTTTTGGCGCCAACAGAAAAATCTTCAAAGCGTTGCATGACCTGTGTGGATGAAAACGGACAGTGTATGAAATTAAGTAAAGCTTCCAGTATTAAAACAAGAACATCATTATTACGGCTTGCTCTATGGTGCCGTTCCCTCATAACTGACATTACCTTCCATTTATACACATTATACATGTATATCTTACACTCAGAACAGATTTAGAGCAGTTTACACTTGCAAAACTTACTTTTCTGAAAAGTTCCTCAATGTCATCCTTATGTGCAACAGTGTTGAATACCTCAACAATATACTGGATCAGAAGAGACCcgctttttctttgtctataTGAGACAGTATCTGCAGGAAAAAcatagagaaacagaaaaatacattttgtttttactacaCAAGGTAACTATTCTTGGTTTTTGTGAATGCAGATTACTGTTCATCTTCACTATGTCACGAGCTTTAGATCTGAGATCTGATAATATTTTCAGTTAAACTGACCAGGGGtgcaggagagaagagaaatgaagtctttttctttgtgtacaCATTGCAGATTATCATCCTCTATGTCTTCTTCAGCGGCAGACGCAGATGGACATGGCTGTGCGACATCATCACAGACCAAAGCTGTGTCTGCACCATCACTAACAAACACAGATCCTTCCTTGTCTGAAACACACGTAAAATATTTGTCAGTACAGTTCATGACAACCTCACTCACGTAAAGAAAAGCAAGCACGATGCGAGACTTTCATTTGGCAGACTCCTAAATGGATTTGTATGAAAGTTATGTGTATCGGTGAGAATAGATGAGAATCACCTCCTCTGCAGGcctggatgatgatgattttggGCTTGTTCAGCAGTGCCGGACATTGCTTTGAACCTAAGTGTTTGTAAATATCGTTGATGGAGAACTCATCTGGTTTCTCATCGCCAGATATCTTATTTTTCCAGTTGACACCAAGGACAACTCCCAGTTTCCCGTGAGACATGATAACCACCAACACGCTGTCTGTCGCTTTGAGTTTAGGATGTGCAGAGAACTCAATTAGAGCATCCTCCATTTCctgtgagaacaaaaaaaagtcaggtaTCAGTTACTATGTCTCAAATTCAaccagacaattttttttttaaatttccattttcacaTGTACCTTTCCAGTGAGGTTTGTGTGCTTCACCACCTCGTATCCCAGAGCTCTGAGCAGTTTCTCCGTGTTCTCCTCGTCCTTCTCAGCTccatttctgtttaatttctCATCAGTGAACTTTATATTAGTGATTAGCAGGGCCACACGATTCTTAATATCATTTTTGGTCGCAGggtaaatctgaaaaatgaatttaaaggaaggaaattaaaaaaaaatgtaaccataTATTGTTACATCTACGTCTACGTTGTAGATTTTCATAAGAAACATGTAGGATCAAAGAAAACTATTATATTTCCACTTGTTAAACAACACCGTTGTGTCAAGGTCAGGTTAACTGAGatgcaaaaccacaaatttaatAATCCGGttgcattaaaacaaacatttttttcacattgctgCCACTACTGGCAAATAGCAGCGGGTAAATCTATCAATTAAGCCGCATGAGATATTTGATACGCCTTTTATGAATGActaacatttttatcattctgTTTCTCCCTCCAGAATGCCCCAGTGGTGGGGATGAGTATGGTTGACCACTCCTGCTCCATCTGGGGCTCCGCAGCTGGGAACAACACCACACAACAACTTAAATTACTGTTCAGAATTCGAAGTACGTCTATTCGTGTTCAATATCTGATAAGGGTACTGTACAAGTGGTTTGGATAAAAATAGGAGGAAGCTGAAATATGTCAGCTCACCTGGTGGAGCAGTCTGACCACAGGACAGGCCCAGCTCAGAGAATAGTGTAGGATCTCTGCTTTGAAGGTGAGCGATCATCCTCCTGCTGGCTCCATCTCCTTTCATCCTCACGGTGTCGATGAGGCAGCGTGCCTTGCTCgctctgctgctgttctcctcaaGTATTGAGTCTTTCTCCCCATTGTTCACGATACCATCCTCTAAGAGGTTGTCCAGGAGCTGATTGATAAGTTCTTTGGTCACCCTGTCCACAAAGTCTCTCCTCACCCTGACAAGATCCCTATCTTAAAGAGGGAATACGGATCAAAAGAAATTACACATCTTAAATGTTGGCCCTGGTAAGGTGATTTCAGTGAAAGGTTAGGTTTAtgaaaaggaacagaaaaaaaaatttaaaaacgaTGCTCttctgtgaaaaccatgtataTCCAACACATTAGCTTTTCAGAAGCTGAGAAAAACGGtccagtttttcagtttcacgtcaatgcatttttcatataatccaaca is a window encoding:
- the LOC120791739 gene encoding caspase a-like isoform X4 — protein: MIFEIRDRDLVRVRRDFVDRVTKELINQLLDNLLEDGIVNNGEKDSILEENSSRASKARCLIDTVRMKGDGASRRMIAHLQSRDPTLFSELGLSCGQTAPPAAEPQMEQEWSTILIPTTGAFWREKQNDKNIYPATKNDIKNRVALLITNIKFTDEKLNRNGAEKDEENTEKLLRALGYEVVKHTNLTGKEMEDALIEFSAHPKLKATDSVLVVIMSHGKLGVVLGVNWKNKISGDEKPDEFSINDIYKHLGSKQCPALLNKPKIIIIQACRGDKEGSVFVSDGADTALVCDDVAQPCPSASAAEEDIEDDNLQCVHKEKDFISLLSCTPDTVSYRQRKSGSLLIQYIVEVFNTVAHKDDIEELFRKVMQRFEDFSVGAKRQMPTKERCTLTKRFYFFPGL
- the LOC120791739 gene encoding caspase a-like isoform X1; translation: MVKRTAQIIKRPSSKKPEPVRYQSKVCSRTEGGWTGSGNSLVGNIRLIFELDRDLVRVRRDFVDRVTKELINQLLDNLLEDGIVNNGEKDSILEENSSRASKARCLIDTVRMKGDGASRRMIAHLQSRDPTLFSELGLSCGQTAPPAAEPQMEQEWSTILIPTTGAFWREKQNDKNIYPATKNDIKNRVALLITNIKFTDEKLNRNGAEKDEENTEKLLRALGYEVVKHTNLTGKEMEDALIEFSAHPKLKATDSVLVVIMSHGKLGVVLGVNWKNKISGDEKPDEFSINDIYKHLGSKQCPALLNKPKIIIIQACRGDKEGSVFVSDGADTALVCDDVAQPCPSASAAEEDIEDDNLQCVHKEKDFISLLSCTPDTVSYRQRKSGSLLIQYIVEVFNTVAHKDDIEELFRKVMQRFEDFSVGAKRQMPTKERCTLTKRFYFFPGL
- the LOC120791739 gene encoding caspase a-like isoform X3 — translated: MVASSPCPSQIHVHKIAEVTEKESAPYSMQDPDRDLVRVRRDFVDRVTKELINQLLDNLLEDGIVNNGEKDSILEENSSRASKARCLIDTVRMKGDGASRRMIAHLQSRDPTLFSELGLSCGQTAPPAAEPQMEQEWSTILIPTTGAFWREKQNDKNIYPATKNDIKNRVALLITNIKFTDEKLNRNGAEKDEENTEKLLRALGYEVVKHTNLTGKEMEDALIEFSAHPKLKATDSVLVVIMSHGKLGVVLGVNWKNKISGDEKPDEFSINDIYKHLGSKQCPALLNKPKIIIIQACRGDKEGSVFVSDGADTALVCDDVAQPCPSASAAEEDIEDDNLQCVHKEKDFISLLSCTPDTVSYRQRKSGSLLIQYIVEVFNTVAHKDDIEELFRKVMQRFEDFSVGAKRQMPTKERCTLTKRFYFFPGL
- the LOC120791739 gene encoding caspase a-like isoform X5 translates to MADRDLVRVRRDFVDRVTKELINQLLDNLLEDGIVNNGEKDSILEENSSRASKARCLIDTVRMKGDGASRRMIAHLQSRDPTLFSELGLSCGQTAPPAAEPQMEQEWSTILIPTTGAFWREKQNDKNIYPATKNDIKNRVALLITNIKFTDEKLNRNGAEKDEENTEKLLRALGYEVVKHTNLTGKEMEDALIEFSAHPKLKATDSVLVVIMSHGKLGVVLGVNWKNKISGDEKPDEFSINDIYKHLGSKQCPALLNKPKIIIIQACRGDKEGSVFVSDGADTALVCDDVAQPCPSASAAEEDIEDDNLQCVHKEKDFISLLSCTPDTVSYRQRKSGSLLIQYIVEVFNTVAHKDDIEELFRKVMQRFEDFSVGAKRQMPTKERCTLTKRFYFFPGL
- the LOC120791739 gene encoding caspase a-like isoform X2, which gives rise to MDPTPLAHHPSPKSELPGRGRRGQNTLKNKKKQSNRDLVRVRRDFVDRVTKELINQLLDNLLEDGIVNNGEKDSILEENSSRASKARCLIDTVRMKGDGASRRMIAHLQSRDPTLFSELGLSCGQTAPPAAEPQMEQEWSTILIPTTGAFWREKQNDKNIYPATKNDIKNRVALLITNIKFTDEKLNRNGAEKDEENTEKLLRALGYEVVKHTNLTGKEMEDALIEFSAHPKLKATDSVLVVIMSHGKLGVVLGVNWKNKISGDEKPDEFSINDIYKHLGSKQCPALLNKPKIIIIQACRGDKEGSVFVSDGADTALVCDDVAQPCPSASAAEEDIEDDNLQCVHKEKDFISLLSCTPDTVSYRQRKSGSLLIQYIVEVFNTVAHKDDIEELFRKVMQRFEDFSVGAKRQMPTKERCTLTKRFYFFPGL